A region from the Leucoraja erinacea ecotype New England chromosome 18, Leri_hhj_1, whole genome shotgun sequence genome encodes:
- the LOC129705990 gene encoding gastrula zinc finger protein XlCGF7.1-like, whose amino-acid sequence MHHSALCRRFRGGFCPDSQTLCPNELEIHRWVHTGERPFDSSDCSKHFKTAKDLKSLRDCGKCFTHSNHLLLHQRSHTDERPFTCAQCGKGYTQSSHLLQHQRTHTDERPFTCAQCGKGFTHTLQVHQHTHTDERPFGCSDCGKGFKSLKYLKIHRLLHTGERPFTCSDCGKGFTRSTRLLEHKRTHTAERPHNCAQCGKGFTSSTKLLSHQRVHAGDRPVPSPVCGERFAMVSHVLSH is encoded by the exons ATGCATCACAGTGCATTGTGTCGTCGCTTCCGGGGAGGCTTCTGTCCTGATTCCCAAACACTA tgtCCGAACGAGCTGGAGATCCACCGGTGGgttcacacgggagaacgcccctttgaCAGCTCCGACTGCAGCAAGCACTTCAAGACGGCAAAGGACCTGAAGTCGCTGCG cgactgcggcaagtgCTTCACCCACTCCAACCACCTGCTGCTGCACCAGCGCAGCCACACCgacgagcgccccttcacctgcgcccagtgcggcaaaggCTACACCCAGTCCAGCCACCTGctgcagcaccagcgcacccacaccgacgAGCGCCCCTTCACTTGCGCCCAGTGTGGCaaaggcttcaccca cacgCTGCAGgtgcaccagcacacccacactGATGAGAGGCCCTTtggctgctccgactgcggcaaaggcttcaagtcattAAAGTACCTGAAGATACACAGGCTCCTGCACACAGGAGAGCGCCCtttcacctgcagcgactgcggcaagggcttcacccgctccaccagGCTGCTGGAGCACAAACGCACCCACACTGCCGAGCGCCCACAcaactgtgcccagtgcggcaagggcttcaccagttCCACCAAGCTGCTGTctcaccagcgggtgcacgctgGAGACCGTCCCGTCCCGAGCCCAGTCtgtggagagcgctttgccatggTCTCCCACGTCCTGTCTCACTAG